CGGCTGCGCGCTGGTGCACGCCGAGGAGCCGGACTGGTCCACCCACGCCCGGGACGTCACCAACGTGTCGGTGGTGTCGGTGCGTTCGTACGTCGACGCCGGGCCGGTCGGCATGTTCCTCGGCGAGGTGGACGTGACCAGTCAGGTCGTGTCGTACCAGCGTCGACGCATCGCCACCGGCGAGGTCATCGACACCCGGCCGCTGGACCTGCCGGTGCGGGAGCTGCGGACCGTCGCCGTCTGGTTCACCCTCTCCCCGGAGTCGCTCACCGCCGCCGGCGTGGAGACGGCCGACGTGCCCGGGGGCCTGCACGCCGCCGAACACGCGGCGATCGGGCTGCTGCCACTCATCGCGACCTGCGATCGCTGGGACATCGGCGGGCTCTCCACCGCCCTGCACCCGGACACCGAGGCGCCGACCGTCTTCGTCTACGACGGCCACCCGGGCGGGGCAGGGTTCGCCGAGCGGGCGTACGGCACGGCGGGCGCCTGGCTGAAGGCCACCCGGGACGCGATCGCCGAGTGTGGCTGCGAGAGCGGCTGCCCGTCCTGCGTGCAGTCGCCGAAGTGCGGCAACGGCAACAACCCCCTCTCCAAGCCGGACGCGATCCGGGTACTGGACGTGGTGCTGGCGAACCTGCCGGCCTGATCCCCCCTCCCGCTGGCGGCCGCCGGCTGGCGCTCGCGGCTGCGCGGCTGGCGCCGCCGGCTGCGCGGCTGGCGCTGGCGGCTGGCGCTGGCGGCTGGCGCTGGCGGCTGGCGCTGGCGGCTGGCGCTGGCGGCTGCGCGGCTCGCCGCCTCGACGGCCGGCCCGGATGGACAGGCATGGGAGGCGGCCGGAGCGGGAACGATGTGGGAGCGCTTCCATCGATGGATGCGTCTGTCCTCGCCGCCGCCACCCCGAGGAGGAAGTCGTGACCGACACCATCGCCGAGACCGTCGACCTGCTCTACAACCTCGACCAGGAGAAGCTCACCATCGACCAGCAGATCGCCTTCGCGTCCGCGCTGGCCGCCCTCGCGCAGGCGGAACGGCTGGACCGGATCGACGAGCGACTGCGGGCCATCCACCAGGTGCTGCACACCTGGGTCCTGCGCGCCACGGTCGACGGCGGCCGGTGAGCCGGTCCCGGCTGTGCGAGACTCCGGCGCACACGTCCCCCAAGGAGAACGACAGATGCAACCTGACAACCTCCAGGCCCAGCAGCGGTTCCACATCCGCCAGCGGCTGCGCATGATGGTCAACCAGTACGAGGTCCACTCGGTGGCTCCCGACGGCTCCGAGGGCGGGCTGCTGGCCTTCGCCCAGCAGAAGCGGCTCGCCTTCAAGGAGCAGGTGACCATCTACACCGACGACACCAAGCAGCAGCCGCTGCTCGGCTTCAAGGCGCGCCAGCGCCTCGACCTCGGCGCCACATACGACGTGACCGACGCCGCCGGCAACCCGATCGGCCTGTTCCGCAAGGACTTCGCCCAGTCGCTGCTCCGCTCCACCTGGCACGTCGAGCAGAACGGCCTGCCGCAGGTGACCGGCCAGGAGCGCAGCCTTCCGGTGGCGCTGCTGCGGCGCTTCGTCGACTCGCTGTCCTGGCTGCCGTACCACTTCGACTTCACCGCCGGCGGGCAGCCGGTCTTCTCCGTCATCAAGAAGTGGGGCCTCCGCGACCGATACGTGGTCGAGATCCACCAGCCGCAGATCGACCGCCGGCTGGTCATCGCGATGGCCGTCGCCCTCGACGCCCTCCAGGCCCGCTGAGGCCACTTTCGACCGATCCGCCCCCGGGACGCGCCCCGACCCGCGTCCCGGGCAGCGGTCCGGCGCGGCGTCCCGGGCAGCGGTCCGGCGCGGCGTCCGGCACCAGACCCGCATCCCGGGGAGGGATCTGGAGCGCCGTGCCGTGCACGGACGCGGCGGCGGCGTGCGCCTCCGTGCAGGACGGCCGGCGTCATCGGCCGGGCGGGTCGGTCCGCGTCGTCCGCGCCGGTCATCCCGTCACCGGGCCGGCACGGGCGCCGGCCGTCGCGACACGGACCAGACCGGGCAGTGGGGCGACCGTCACCTCGGCCGTGACCAGCACGTCGAGCCCGTCGAGCCGACAGCTGACCAGCTCGCCACCGTTTCGGGCGACGAGGTCCGCGGCTCGCGCGCAGGCCACCGACTCACCCTCGATCGCCCGGCCCGCCCCGGCGAGCGCGCCGAAGTCCGCCGCCACCCCCGCCCGCTGGCGGGCCATCTGTGCGGCCGCGACCGCCGCCCCGAAGACCCCGAACAGCACGAACACCAGCCCGGCGGCCAGGAGCAGCACGGTGGCCCCGCCCCGTTGCGCGTCGGCACCCGCACGGCGCGCACCGAGGCAGCGCGCGGTTGCCCGGGTTGCCCGGCTGTCGATGGGCCGACGTGTCTCTCGGCCCGCGCTGCGTCGGCTCATCGCCCGCCCCCCCGGTGCGCCCGGCTCGACGGCGGCCACCGCCGTCGCCGACACGCTGAGGCGGGGTAGCCGGGTGCCGAGAGCGCGAACCGGGGCTCGGACGGTGGCGCGGACCTGCTCGCCCTCCACCGAGACGGAGACGTCGGCGCCCGGAGGTGCGGACCGGCTCCCCGCGGAGCCTCCGTCGCCGCCCCGGGAGACGGCCAGTGCCGCCTCCCGGGCCGCGTGCAGGCAGCCGGCTCGGACCCCGACCGCGTTCACCGCGGTCAGGCCGACGAACAGGAGCAGGAGCAGCGCCGGCAGGCCGGCCGCCAGCTCGGCGGTGAACGACCCCCGGTCACGACCGGCCAGCCGGCGCCGGATCACTTCAGTGCCCGGTCGATGACGGCCGTCAGCGCGGACTGGACGTTGCCGGAGGTCAGCACCTTCAGCAGGATGCCCGCGAAGGCAACCGCCGCGAGCGTGCCGACGGCGTACTCGGCCGTGTTCATCCCCGCGTCCCCGCGCAGGCGGGCGAGCAGTTTGCGCACGTCGTACCCCTTTCTCGATGGTTGTCAGAGCACGTCGCCGAGCACGGCGACAATCACCGGCACCAGACCGGCGAGAATGAACGCCGGCAGGAAGCAGAGCCCCAGCGGCAGGACGATCAGGACTCCGGCGCGGCGGGCCGACGCCTCGGCGGCGGTGGCGCGGTCGGCGCGCAGGTCGTCGGCGAGCCGGGTCAGGGCGCCCGCGAGCGCCGCGCCGCTGTTCGACGACCGGTAGGCCGCGGCCGTCAACCGTTCCGCCGCCGGCACCCCGTCCAGCGCCGACCACGCCTCCTCCGGCCCGCCGCCGAGTCGCAGCGTGCGGCCGACCCGACCGAGTCGATCGGCGAGCGGACCGTCCAGCGCCTCGGCAACCGCCAGCACCGAACGATCCACCGGCGCGCCCGCCCGCATGGCCGCCGCCAGCAGGTCGGCCGCGAGTGGCAGGTCGGCCGCCTCACGCAGGCGCCGGTCCCGAACGGCGGGTGGCTCGACCCGACGGAGCAGGTGGTCGACCACGGGCGTGGTGGGTACGGCGGCGAGCAGGCCGACCCACCCACCGACGACCACCGCCACGGCGACGCCGGCCAGCACCGCCGCGAGGCGGATCACGTCCGGACGTCCGAGCCATCCCGGGCGCGGCGGGTCGGCCGGTTCCCGTTCGAGACGGCGGCCGGGGCGAGTGCCGTGGAGCCGGAGTCGTGCCGGCCGGCCCTCCGCACCCCGTCCGAGCGCCCGGAGCCGGCGCGTCGGTCGGCGACGGATGAGGACGAGCAGCAGCACCGCCGCCACGAGGCAACCCGCGGCGACCGCCGAGCCGGCCATCAGGCGGGCCGGCCGGGCGCGGCGGCGAGCCGTTCCGTCCACAACAGCCCGGCCGCCTGGAGCGCGAGGGTGAGCACCGTGCAGACCGCACCGACCGGGGTGTGCAGCAGCACCGCCAGCGGGTCCACGCCGATGCCGTAGCCGAGCGCGATCCCGCCGAGCGGCAGCGTCGCCAGCAGCCAGGCGGTGGCGCGCGCGCCCCCGCCGCCTGGGCCGTCGCCGCCGCCAGCCCCCGATCGGTCGCGCGGGCATCGGCCTCGATCCGCTCCACCAGCTCGGCGAGTGGCGCGCCGGTGCGGTCGGCGAGTCGTACGGCTGCGGACACCAGGCGGTCGAGCCGGTCCGCACCGTCCGGCCGGTCGGCCGGCGAGTCCTGGGCCGGCACGGGCGCGGGCAGCCCGGCCCGGAGATCGGCGGCGATCCCACAGAGCTCGTCCAACCGGCGGCGGCGGGACTGCTCGGTGTGCCGGCTCGCCTGCCAGCGGAGCGCCGCCCGCGCGCCCAGCGCGGCGTACCCGCCGAGCGCCACCCCACCCACCGGCCCGGCCAGCAGGCCGCCGATCCCGGCGCCGCCCAGGGCGGCCAGGACGAGCACCCGCCGGGGCGATCGGGGAAGCCACGCGAACCATCGAGGTCGCCCGGACGACGCCGGGCGGGCGTCGGCGCGTTGCCGGTGCACCGTGACCTGCCCGAACGGCGTCCCGCCCAGCCCCGCCGGGCCGCGCCCGTCACGTCGACGGGGAGGACGGGTGGGTCCCGTCGGACGCGACGACTGGGTAGGCCCGCCCGCCGGGAACAAGGGCGTCCGAACCGCGACGTCCCGTCCGGCGGAAAGGTCCCGAGCCGCTGCCTCGACGACGCTACCGGGAACGGACCCGTGGTTGGGGATCGCGCCGGCGGAGGCGGACCGGTGGGGGGCGGCGGTGGTAGCCGGCACGGCGCCGTCGAGCGGCTCGGACATCGGCCCGGCGGGACCACCGAGGCCCCGCCCCAGCCCCTCGACCCACTCGACAAGCGCGTCATCCGGGGACGCTTTCGGGGTTCCGCCCGAGCCGACACGGCGGCGGACACGGGCGGCGCGCAGCGGCCAGCCGATCAGCACAACGGCCCCGAGCAGCGAGGCGACCGACACCCAGATCCCGGTGGTCATGCCGGACCGGCCGATCCGGGCCACGGTTCGCAGAGGATCGGTGGCACCGCCACGCCTCGCTCCGCCAGCAGCGCGGCCAAGGGCCGGGCGGCGAGACCGAGCCCCCGTCCGCGTACCCAGGCGGGCACCACCGTGACCAGCCGCTCGGGACCCTCAGGGAGCAACAGGCACACCGATTCGAGCACCCGGCCCCGGTCGCTGCGGCGCACCTGCACCAGCACCTGGAGAGCGGCCACCACCTGGGCATGCAGCGCGGCCCGGGGCAGCCCGCCGAGCATCCCCAAGGCCTCCAGCCGCGCCGGGACGTCCGACGGGGCGTTGGCGTGCAGCGTCCCGGCACCGCCGTCGTGGCCGGTGTTCAAGGCGGCGAGCAGGTCGACCACCTCCGCGCCCCGACACTCACCGACCACCAGACGGTCGGGTCGCATCCGCAGCGCCTGCCGCACGAGGTCGGAGAGCCCGACCACACCGGAACCCTCCACGTTGGCCGTCCGCGCCTGCAACCCGACGACGTGCGGATGCCGCGGCTGCAACTCGGCCGCGTCCTCCACCAGCACGATCCGCTCGGTCGACGGGACGAGCCCGAGCAACGTGTTGAGCAGCGTCGTCTTGCCCGAGCCCGTGCCGCCCGTCACCAGGTACGCGAGCCGCGCCGCCACCACGGCGGACAGCACGGGCGCCACCGGCCGCGGCACCGTCCCGTGCCGCACCAGCTCGTCGAGGGTGAACGGTCGCTGCCGGAAGGTCCGCAGCGACAGGTAGGGCCCGTCGGTCGCCACCGGCGGCAGGACCGCGTGCAACCGGGTCCCGTCGGCGAGCCGCGCGTCGGCGTACGGGGAGGCGTCGTCGAGCCGCCGTCCGGCGCTCGCGGTCAACCGCTGCGCCAACCGGCGCACCTCGTCGACCGAGCCCAGCGGCACCGCCACCTGCTGGAGACCCTGACCTCGGTCGACCCACACGCGAACACCGTTGACCAGCACATCGGTCACCTCGGGATCGGCCAGCAGCGGTGCGAGCGGCCCGGCGCCCACCAGATCGTCGTGGACCCGGTCGGCCATCCGCAGCACGGCGGTGTCTCCCAGGACGGCGGCGGTGGGCTCAGCGCGTACCGCGGAGACGATCGCCGCCGGGGTGACCGGCGTCGCGGCGGCGGCCATCCGCTGCCGCACGCGGACCGTGAGCCCGTCGTCGTCCGGCCGCCGGGCCGACGCGGGGTCCGCCGGGAGTTGCCGAGCCCTCTCGACGCTCATGCCGCACCCGCCCGGGAAGCGCCCGTCAGGTCCGCGACGATCCGCTGGCACAGCGCGGCCAGCGGACCGCGCCCGGCGGCGGCCGGCGCCTCGCCCCGTTCCAGCCCACGGACGAGGCCCGGCTCCGGGCGAAGTGTGCCGGCCAGCGGCAGCCCGAGCGCCCGCGCCACCTCGGCGGCCTTGAGTCGGCCGGGGGCCGGTCCGCGCACGATGACGGACAGTTCGGCGCAGTGCGGGGCGGCGGTGGCCACCACCCGGGCCGCGGCGGCGGTGGCGCGCAGCTCGGCGGGCACGATCACGTACGCCTGGTCGGCGCTCTGCAACGCGGTCACCGCCGCCTCGTCGAGCTGCCGGGGCAGATCGACCACGACGAAGTCACGCCCGCGCCGCGCGGCGTCGACGGTGGCCGCCATGGCCGGCGCCGGCAGGGGGAACAGGTCACCGCGATCCCACGAGAGCACCACCAGGTCACCCCTGCTGGGGAGGGCGCGGACGAGGGCGGGAGCGTCCACCCGGCCGTCCGCGCCGGTGAGCGCCGGCCACCGTAACCCCTCCAGCTGCTCCCACCCGAGGACGAGGTCGAGCCCGCCGCCGAGCGGATCGGCGTCGACGAGGAGGGTGCGCAGCCGGGACCGGGCAGCGGTGACCGCGAGCCCGCCGGCCAGGACACTCGCCCCGGCACCGCCCCGACCGCCAAGCACCGCGACGACTCGCGCGCCCGCGCCCGGCGGGCCCTCGGCGCCGTGCTCAGCGAGACGGTCGACCAGCCAGGGCTCGGCCGCCGGCAGGGTGGCGACGTGCTCGGCGCCGATCAGCTCGGCGACCTGCCAGCCGGGGTCGAGCTCGCCGGATCGGCCGACCAGCACCAGCCGTGGCCGGTGCGGCAGCCGGGCCCGCAGGCACGGCTGCGCCTGGTCGGCACCGAGCAGCACCAGCGGCGCCGGCAGCCAGCGGGTCCGGGCGGCGGCCGGGTCGGGGGCGAGCTCCACCTCCGCGCCGCCGGCGGCGGCGAGCCGGAGCAGGTCGTCGAGCAGGTCGCCGTCGCCGGTGACGACCAGCGGTCGCCGGCCTGGCGGCGGGAGTGAGGTACGGGGTGGCATCGCGGCCTCCAGCGGTCGGGCTCGGGTGCTGACCGAGACCTTGCTCGCCGGCGACCCCGTGGGCTGCCCCAGCGGGCCCGCCTGTGGACAACCGGGCGGCCTGTGGACAACGCCCGCGGAGGCGGTGGATCTGCTATGCGCCGGAACCCGTTCAGTCCCGGATGCGGGTTCGCGCCGGCAGCGTGCCACGTCCGTGACCTTCGATGCCTAACCTGCGGTCATGCGATCCCGCGCGCCGGTTCTGGTGGCGGTGGTGCTGACCATCCCCCTGGCCCTGACCGTGCTCCTCGGCTGCGTCTACACCCTCGTGGGCTTCGCGCCCTCGGAACCGTGCCCGGGCGACACCGGCGACACGTTCCGGATAGCCATGGACGCCTACCGGGTCCTGAGCGGGCTGATGCTGCTGACGACGGTGGCCTCCGTCGTCGTGACGTGGTGGGCGGTGACGCGCCGCAGGAGTCACCCCTGGCCCTGGCTGGCCCTCGCGCTGCTGGGGTTCGTCGTCAGTGCCGCACTGGTGCCGGCGATCAACCGGCTGGGTTCCTGCTGAGGCGCGACCGGCAGCCCGGGGTCACAGGCCGGCGGAGGCGGCGGAGCGCTCCCGGCGGAAGCGACGACCCCGTCCACCAATTCCTGTCACGGTTGCTGGCGGCACCCTTCGCGGGGCGGCGCGGTTTCCCTCGCGACGGCATACTCCCCCTCATGGATGGCGGTGCACGACGGGTGAGGTCCGGCGCCGCCGCGCTCCTGGTTACGGCGCTGGTGGGCGGCGTGTCCTGGCACTTCCTCGACAATCTGGAGGTCCGCCTCCAGGAGAAGGTCGGCGACATCGTCGACGTTCGGGAGAGCCCGCTGCACGAGAGCGCAGTGGCCGACGCCGCGGAGAAGGTCGACAGGGTTCTCTTCCGGTTCGAATACGACCACCTCTACCAGGCTGACAAGTACGCACACTCCGCGGGCCAGCACCCCGACGTCACGGTGCTCGCGGTCACCGGCGAGACGCACTGGCAGACCGGCGTGGCCCTGGTGCTCCAGGTGACCGGTCATGGCGTGGAGATCGGCGCGGACGGCTCGGTGATCAAGGAAGGCGACGAGCGGATCTGCTTCCGTCTCCAGCTCGGCCCGGAGAACGACACCCGCGACGACGACATCGAATGCCCGACGGGAGCTGCCGTACCGGTCACCAAGGACCCGTCGCTCACCGGCATCGACGACCGCCTGAAGAGTGCCCTGCAGTCCGCCGGGTCGAACGAGAACGCCGTCAGCGCGGCGCTCGTCGGCCTGCAACTCGACCCGGCGATTCGCCAGACCGTCGGCGCGCGGAACGGCACCGTCGGCGTCGGTTTACGAGCCTCGCAGTACGACTGCATCCTGGCCCGCATCACCTCGAAGGGAGCAGAGCTCTGGCGGCCCGCGCACAGGCAGCTAGCCCCAGGCGAGATGAGCTGCACTGCGGAAACCGCCTTGAGTAGTGCTTTCGGGAAATACCCGCACTGACACGAACCCCCGGTCGGGTCGGCCGCACGCTGGGCGGTCGACCTTCCGACGCCAGGTGTGGCTGCCGTCGGTCGTGCGCGACGGTCTGCTCGGCCAAGTGGTCGACACCGGCCCGCATCGCTTCCGGGCGGTCCGGCCGGACCGGGAGGGCACCGAGTGGTCGGCCGAGTCCACCTCCCAGGGGGAGGCCGTCGCCTGCGCGGCGACCAAGGCCGTCGGCGCACCCCGGACAGATGGGCCTTCGACCGGGACAGAGACGACCTGTGACCTGCGACGGGACAGCGCTCCCAGAAAGGGACGACCCCCGTCGGGGGGAGACGGGGGTCGTCGGGAGGTTCGGCTCCGGGGGGGTCGAGCCGAACCAACTCAGCGGTCACGGGGGGTGCAACCGCTGAGGGTCTGTCTGTTGTGCGAGATATGGATACTCGCCGTGCGGACAAGTCTGCCTGAGCGGACCTGTTACGTCGAGTGGTGTGCACTCCACTCCCTGCGAATTGTTTTCGCAGAGTGTGACCGCGATCACTGTGAGCGGAGATGATCGGCTCGGCCAGCGGGTCTGGGGATCACCGGACCCCCGGGCACCCGCCGACCATAGACCATCCGACTAGACTTTCGCGCCGTGGGCCGAGGTGCCGCTTTCTTCGATCTGGACAAGACCGTCATCGCCAAGTCGAGCGCGTTGGCGTTCGGTCGGCCGTTCTACCGGGACGGGCTGATCACACGGCGTGACGTGGTCAAGTCGGCGTACGCGCAGCTGATGTTCCGGCTGGGCGGCACCGACGAGCAGACCATGGCGCGTACGAGGGACTACCTGGCCACCCTGTGCAAGGGCTGGCAGGTCGAGCAGGTCCGCCAGATCGTCGCGGAGACACTCCACGAGCTGATCAACCCGTACGTCTATGCGGAGGCGGCCGCCCTCATCGAGGAGCACCGGGCCGCCGGCCGGGACGTGGTGCTGGTGTCCGCCTCCGGCGAGGAGATGGTCCGGCCCATCGGCGAGCTGCTGGGCATCACCGACGTGATCGCCACCCGGATGGCGGTCAAGGACGGCCGTTACAGCGGCGAGGTGGAGTTCTACGCGGCCGGCCCGAGCAAGGTCGAGGCGGTCCGGGAGCTCGCCGAGGAGCGCGGCTACGACCTCGACGACTCGTACGCCTACTCCGACTCGTACAGCGACCGGCCGCTGCTGGAGTGCGTCGGGCACCCGACCGCGGTGAACCCGGACCGGCAGCTGCGCAAGCTGGCGGTGGAGAACGCCTGGCCGGTGCTCGAGTTCCGGCACCCGATCCCGCTGGGCCGCCGCCTGCGGGAGCGCCCGGCCGTCCCGGTGGCCGCGGCCGCGGCGGCGGTGGGCGTCGGGGTCGCGATCGGCATCGCCTGGTACGGCCGGCACCGCCGAACCAGAGCAACGTCCGCGACCGCCTGAGCCGGCACCGCACCGGAACCGTCGAGACCCCCACCTCTCGGGGAATCCTGACCCGGCACCCCCGCCGGGGGGTGGTCGAGACCCCAACTTCTCGGATGTTGTTGCCTCCGCGCCCATCGGAGGCAACAACATCCCGGAAACTGCGCGGATCTTGAGGCCGGGCGGGCCGGCGGCCCGCGGGCGCGACGGGCACGGCAGGGCCCGGCGCGAAGCGGCG
This genomic stretch from Micromonospora krabiensis harbors:
- the ssd gene encoding septum site-determining protein Ssd, whose amino-acid sequence is MPPRTSLPPPGRRPLVVTGDGDLLDDLLRLAAAGGAEVELAPDPAAARTRWLPAPLVLLGADQAQPCLRARLPHRPRLVLVGRSGELDPGWQVAELIGAEHVATLPAAEPWLVDRLAEHGAEGPPGAGARVVAVLGGRGGAGASVLAGGLAVTAARSRLRTLLVDADPLGGGLDLVLGWEQLEGLRWPALTGADGRVDAPALVRALPSRGDLVVLSWDRGDLFPLPAPAMAATVDAARRGRDFVVVDLPRQLDEAAVTALQSADQAYVIVPAELRATAAAARVVATAAPHCAELSVIVRGPAPGRLKAAEVARALGLPLAGTLRPEPGLVRGLERGEAPAAAGRGPLAALCQRIVADLTGASRAGAA
- a CDS encoding LURP-one-related/scramblase family protein; this encodes MQPDNLQAQQRFHIRQRLRMMVNQYEVHSVAPDGSEGGLLAFAQQKRLAFKEQVTIYTDDTKQQPLLGFKARQRLDLGATYDVTDAAGNPIGLFRKDFAQSLLRSTWHVEQNGLPQVTGQERSLPVALLRRFVDSLSWLPYHFDFTAGGQPVFSVIKKWGLRDRYVVEIHQPQIDRRLVIAMAVALDALQAR
- a CDS encoding type II secretion system F family protein, which encodes MAGSAVAAGCLVAAVLLLVLIRRRPTRRLRALGRGAEGRPARLRLHGTRPGRRLEREPADPPRPGWLGRPDVIRLAAVLAGVAVAVVVGGWVGLLAAVPTTPVVDHLLRRVEPPAVRDRRLREAADLPLAADLLAAAMRAGAPVDRSVLAVAEALDGPLADRLGRVGRTLRLGGGPEEAWSALDGVPAAERLTAAAYRSSNSGAALAGALTRLADDLRADRATAAEASARRAGVLIVLPLGLCFLPAFILAGLVPVIVAVLGDVL
- a CDS encoding HAD family hydrolase; this encodes MGRGAAFFDLDKTVIAKSSALAFGRPFYRDGLITRRDVVKSAYAQLMFRLGGTDEQTMARTRDYLATLCKGWQVEQVRQIVAETLHELINPYVYAEAAALIEEHRAAGRDVVLVSASGEEMVRPIGELLGITDVIATRMAVKDGRYSGEVEFYAAGPSKVEAVRELAEERGYDLDDSYAYSDSYSDRPLLECVGHPTAVNPDRQLRKLAVENAWPVLEFRHPIPLGRRLRERPAVPVAAAAAAVGVGVAIGIAWYGRHRRTRATSATA
- a CDS encoding DUF4244 domain-containing protein, coding for MNTAEYAVGTLAAVAFAGILLKVLTSGNVQSALTAVIDRALK
- a CDS encoding Rv3654c family TadE-like protein; amino-acid sequence: MSRRSAGRETRRPIDSRATRATARCLGARRAGADAQRGGATVLLLAAGLVFVLFGVFGAAVAAAQMARQRAGVAADFGALAGAGRAIEGESVACARAADLVARNGGELVSCRLDGLDVLVTAEVTVAPLPGLVRVATAGARAGPVTG
- a CDS encoding TadA family conjugal transfer-associated ATPase; amino-acid sequence: MSVERARQLPADPASARRPDDDGLTVRVRQRMAAAATPVTPAAIVSAVRAEPTAAVLGDTAVLRMADRVHDDLVGAGPLAPLLADPEVTDVLVNGVRVWVDRGQGLQQVAVPLGSVDEVRRLAQRLTASAGRRLDDASPYADARLADGTRLHAVLPPVATDGPYLSLRTFRQRPFTLDELVRHGTVPRPVAPVLSAVVAARLAYLVTGGTGSGKTTLLNTLLGLVPSTERIVLVEDAAELQPRHPHVVGLQARTANVEGSGVVGLSDLVRQALRMRPDRLVVGECRGAEVVDLLAALNTGHDGGAGTLHANAPSDVPARLEALGMLGGLPRAALHAQVVAALQVLVQVRRSDRGRVLESVCLLLPEGPERLVTVVPAWVRGRGLGLAARPLAALLAERGVAVPPILCEPWPGSAGPA